Proteins from a single region of Antechinus flavipes isolate AdamAnt ecotype Samford, QLD, Australia chromosome 2, AdamAnt_v2, whole genome shotgun sequence:
- the CCDC85A gene encoding coiled-coil domain-containing protein 85A isoform X4, translating into MSKATGGAAAAAAPAGAESCSSPAASAVVEDLSKVSDEELLQWSKEELIRSLRRAEAEKVSAMLDHSNLIREVNRRLQLHLGEIRGLKDINQKLQEDNQELRDLCCFLDDDRQKGKKVSREWQRLGRYTAGVMHKEVALYLQKLKELEVKQEEVVKENMELKELCVMLDEEKGGCAGSRSSIDSQISLCQLAASTAPYVRDVGDGSSTSSTGSTDSPDHHKHHASGSPEHLQKPRAEGSPEHSKHRSGSPEHLPKPRVSGSPDHQKQLKGPSPEHHKTLVKGSPEQQKHPGGSPETLPKHVISASPEHFQKHRPGGSPEHQKHSSGSPEHLQKHILSGSLEHLPRVRGTSPEHLKQHYGGSPEHHKHVGGGGSREGTLRRQTPDDLSPHHRSVYSGMNGCVAETWRCCRFLSWN; encoded by the exons ATGTCCAAGGCTACCGGgggcgcggcggcggcggcggcgccaGCAGGGGCGGAAAGTTGCTCTAGTCCGGCCGCCTCTGCCGTGGTGGAGGACCTGTCCAAAGTGTCAGACGAGGAGCTGCTCCAGTGGAGCAAGGAAGAACTGATCCGCAGCCTCCGCCGCGCCGAGGCGGAGAAGGTGAGCGCGATGCTGGACCACAGCAATCTTATCCGAGAGGTGAACCGCCGCCTCCAGCTACACCTCGGCGAGATACGCGGCCTCAAG GACATTAACCAGAAGCTTCAAGAGGACAACCAAGAGTTGAGAGATCTTTGTTGTTTCCTGGACGATGACAGGCAGAAGGGGAAAAAGGTGTCCCGTGAGTGGCAGAGACTGGGCAGATACACGGCCGGAGTGATGCACAAGGAAGTGGCCTTATATCTGCAGAAACTGAAGGAGCTCGAAGTGAAGCAGGAGGAGGTGGTCAAAGAGAACATGGAGCTCAAAGAGCTCTGCGTGATGCTGGACGAGGAGAAAGGCGGTTGTGCCGGCAGCCGCAGCTCCATCGACAGCCAGATCAGCTTGTGCCAGCTCGCGGCCTCTACCGCCCCCTACGTGCGGGATGTGGGCGACGGCAGCAGCACCTCCAGCACGGGGAGCACCGACAGCCCCGACCACCACAAGCACCACGCCAGCGGGAGCCCCGAGCATCTCCAGAAGCCCAGGGCGGAGGGCAGCCCGGAGCACTCCAAGCACAGGAGCGGCAGCCCGGAACATCTGCCCAAACCCAGGGTTTCTGGGAGCCCAGACCACCAGAAACAGCTCAAAGGACCCAGTCCGGAGCATCACAAAACCCTCGTCAAGGGCAGCCCCGAGCAGCAGAAGCACCCCGGCGGGAGCCCGGAGACCCTGCCAAAGCACGTGATCAGCGCGAGCCCGGAACATTTCCAGAAGCACAGGCCCGGCGGGAGCCCGGAGCACCAAAAGCACAGCAGCGGGAGCCCCGAGCACCTGCAGAAGCACATCCTGAGCGGGAGCCTGGAGCACCTGCCCAGGGTGAGGGGGACCAGCCCCGAGCACCTCAAACAGCACTACGGAGGCAGCCCGGAGCATCACAAGCACGTGGGCGGAGGAGGCAGCAGGGAAGGCACCCTCCGGAGGCAGACGCCCGACGACCTGTCCCCTCATCACAGGAGTGTGTACAGTGGAATGAATG